A genomic segment from uncultured Erythrobacter sp. encodes:
- a CDS encoding TonB-dependent receptor, translated as MMIRHRLLASALLLPAAAPLAAQDEVPLPDEALEADSMVEEFPEEIPEEIIVTGRGLDAALSTGIYATTTLERDVIVSSPSGRIEDVLRGVAGFQQFRRSDSRSSNPSAQGVTLRALGGNATSRALVLLDGVPLADPFFGYIPLSAIAPETLGQVRVTRGGGSGPFGAGALAGTIELESAGPDTIAAVLGSAAINNRGETELSGVLTQSLGRGFATASGRWDRGQGFFTTPADQRVPATARAGFDSWNAALRAAAPLTDTVEVQARIATFRDARTLRFAGADSTSEGEDASIRFVGRGDWAFDALAYVQTRDFSNIVISSTRFTPTLDQRRTPSTGIGGKFELRPPLLEGHDIRIGADYRRADGELQEEAINAVSGAITERRRAGGATSNLGIFLEDDWQIGPLLINGGLRADRSSITDGFYRAVSANGLPVSTLNAPDRSDWTVSWRAGASFNATRRLDLRAAAYTGLRLPTLNELYRPFVVFPVVTEANAALENERLEGFEVGFDWQPVNALVISVTAFDNKVENAIANVTIAPNLRRRENLPAIAARGIEANVAARVGAVSLEGALAWTDAAVRGEGASLDLNGNRPAQTPELAGSLTLGWEPAAGWRIAGTLRHVSAQFEDDRETDRLAPATTIDAFMAAPLGKGVSLIVRGENLIDEDIVTRNQGGSIDLGVPRTLWVGLRYGF; from the coding sequence ACTCGATGGTGGAAGAGTTCCCCGAAGAAATCCCCGAGGAGATCATCGTCACCGGGCGCGGGCTTGATGCCGCGCTATCGACCGGGATCTACGCGACCACCACGCTGGAACGCGACGTGATCGTCTCCAGCCCGTCTGGCCGGATCGAGGATGTGCTGCGCGGTGTTGCGGGGTTCCAGCAGTTCCGCCGCTCGGACAGTCGCTCGTCGAACCCGAGCGCGCAAGGCGTGACTCTGCGGGCGTTGGGCGGCAATGCCACGAGCCGCGCGCTGGTGCTGCTCGACGGCGTGCCGCTGGCCGATCCGTTCTTCGGCTACATCCCGCTCTCCGCGATTGCGCCCGAGACGCTGGGGCAAGTGCGGGTGACGCGCGGGGGCGGGTCGGGGCCGTTTGGCGCAGGCGCGCTGGCTGGCACGATCGAGCTGGAAAGCGCCGGACCGGATACCATCGCGGCGGTGCTCGGCAGCGCCGCCATTAACAACCGGGGCGAAACGGAGCTTTCCGGCGTGCTGACCCAAAGCCTCGGACGCGGCTTTGCCACCGCGAGCGGGCGCTGGGACCGCGGTCAGGGGTTCTTCACCACGCCTGCCGACCAGCGCGTCCCTGCCACCGCGCGCGCCGGGTTCGATAGCTGGAACGCCGCCCTGCGCGCCGCCGCGCCGCTGACCGACACAGTCGAGGTGCAAGCCCGCATCGCCACCTTCCGCGATGCGCGCACGCTGCGATTTGCAGGCGCGGATTCCACCAGTGAAGGTGAGGACGCCTCGATCCGCTTTGTCGGGCGAGGCGATTGGGCCTTCGATGCGCTCGCCTATGTCCAGACGCGTGACTTTTCGAACATCGTTATCTCCTCGACCCGCTTCACCCCGACGCTCGACCAGCGCCGCACGCCTTCCACCGGCATCGGCGGCAAGTTCGAACTGCGACCGCCGCTGCTTGAAGGCCACGACATCCGCATCGGCGCGGATTACCGCCGCGCTGATGGGGAGTTGCAGGAGGAGGCGATCAACGCCGTCTCGGGCGCGATCACCGAACGCCGCCGTGCTGGCGGGGCGACCAGCAATCTCGGCATTTTCCTTGAGGATGATTGGCAGATCGGCCCGTTGCTGATCAACGGCGGTCTGCGCGCCGACCGGAGCAGCATCACCGATGGCTTCTACCGCGCGGTCAGCGCTAATGGCTTGCCGGTCAGCACCCTCAACGCGCCTGACCGCAGCGACTGGACGGTCAGCTGGCGCGCGGGCGCATCGTTCAACGCCACCCGCCGGCTCGATCTGCGCGCGGCGGCCTATACCGGTCTGCGGCTGCCGACCCTTAACGAGCTCTATCGCCCCTTTGTGGTCTTCCCGGTCGTGACCGAGGCCAATGCGGCGCTAGAGAACGAGCGGCTGGAAGGCTTCGAGGTCGGGTTCGACTGGCAGCCGGTCAATGCGCTGGTGATTTCGGTTACGGCCTTCGACAATAAGGTCGAGAACGCCATCGCCAATGTCACCATCGCCCCAAATCTGCGCCGCCGCGAAAACCTGCCCGCGATTGCCGCGCGCGGGATCGAGGCGAACGTGGCGGCGCGGGTCGGCGCGGTCAGCCTTGAAGGCGCGCTTGCCTGGACCGATGCCGCAGTGCGCGGCGAGGGCGCTTCGCTCGACCTCAACGGCAATCGTCCGGCGCAGACCCCTGAATTGGCTGGCAGCCTGACGCTCGGCTGGGAGCCGGCTGCGGGCTGGCGGATCGCTGGCACGCTGCGCCATGTCAGCGCGCAATTCGAGGATGATCGCGAGACCGACCGACTCGCGCCAGCCACCACAATTGACGCTTTTATGGCCGCTCCGCTCGGTAAAGGCGTGTCGCTGATTGTGCGCGGCGAAAACCTGATTGACGAGGATATCGTCACCCGCAACCAAGGCGGATCAATCGATCTCGGCGTCCCGCGCACATTGTGGGTGGGTTTACGTTACGGCTTCTGA